Proteins encoded in a region of the Homo sapiens chromosome 20, GRCh38.p14 Primary Assembly genome:
- the CENPB gene encoding major centromere autoantigen B — MGPKRRQLTFREKSRIIQEVEENPDLRKGEIARRFNIPPSTLSTILKNKRAILASERKYGVASTCRKTNKLSPYDKLEGLLIAWFQQIRAAGLPVKGIILKEKALRIAEELGMDDFTASNGWLDRFRRRHGVVSCSGVARARARNAAPRTPAAPASPAAVPSEGSGGSTTGWRAREEQPPSVAEGYASQDVFSATETSLWYDFLPDQAAGLCGGDGRPRQATQRLSVLLCANADGSEKLPPLVAGKSAKPRAGQAGLPCDYTANSKGGVTTQALAKYLKALDTRMAAESRRVLLLAGRLAAQSLDTSGLRHVQLAFFPPGTVHPLERGVVQQVKGHYRQAMLLKAMAALEGQDPSGLQLGLTEALHFVAAAWQAVEPSDIAACFREAGFGGGPNATITTSLKSEGEEEEEEEEEEEEEEGEGEEEEEEGEEEEEEGGEGEELGEEEEVEEEGDVDSDEEEEEDEESSSEGLEAEDWAQGVVEAGGSFGAYGAQEEAQCPTLHFLEGGEDSDSDSEEEDDEEEDDEDEDDDDDEEDGDEVPVPSFGEAMAYFAMVKRYLTSFPIDDRVQSHILHLEHDLVHVTRKNHARQAGVRGLGHQS, encoded by the coding sequence ATGGGCCCCAAGAGGCGACAGCTGACGTTCCGGGAGAAGTCACGGAtcatccaggaggtggaggagaatCCGGACCTGCGCAAGGGCGAGATCGCGCGGCGCTTCAACATCCCGCCGTCCACGCTGAGCACGATCCTGAAGAACAAGCGCGCCATCCTGGCGTCGGAGCGCAAGTACGGGGTGGCCTCCACCTGCCGCAAGACCAACAAGCTGTCTCCCTACGACAAGCTCGAGGGCTTGCTCATCGCCTGGTTCCAGCAGATCCGCGCCGCCGGCCTGCCGGTCAAGGGCATCATCCTCAAGGAGAAGGCGCTGCGCATAGCCGAGGAGCTGGGCATGGACGACTTCACCGCCTCCAACGGCTGGCTGGACCGCTTCCGCCGGCGCCACGGCGTGGTGTCCTGCAGCGGCGTGGCCCGCGCCCGCGCGCGAAACGCTGCCCCCCGCACCCCGGCGGCGCCTGCCAGTCCGGCCGCGGTGCCCTCGGAGGGCAGTGGCGGGAGCACTACTGGTTGGCGCGCTCGGGAGGAGCAGCCGCCGTCGGTGGCCGAGGGCTACGCCTCGCAGGACGTGTTCAGCGCCACCGAGACCAGTCTATGGTACGACTTCCTGCCCGACCAGGCCGCGGGGCTGTGCGGAGGCGACGGACGGCCGCGTCAAGCCACCCAGCGCCTGAGCGTCCTGCTATGCGCCAATGCCGACGGCAGCGAGAAGCTGCCCCCGCTGGTGGCCGGCAAGTCGGCCAAGCCCCGCGCAGGCCAAGCCGGCCTGCCCTGCGACTACACCGCCAACTCCAAGGGTGGTGTCACCACCCAGGCCCTGGCCAAGTACTTGAAGGCCTTGGACACCCGAATGGCTGCAGAGTCTCGCCGGGTCCTGCTGTTGGCCGGCCGCTTGGCTGCCCAGTCCTTGGACACCTCGGGCCTGCGGCATGTGCAGCTGGCCTTCTTCCCTCCCGGCACCGTGCATCCGCTGGAGAGGGGAGTGGTCCAGCAGGTGAAGGGCCACTACCGCCAGGCCATGCTGCTCAAGGCCATGGCCGCGCTAGAGGGCCAGGATCCCTCAGGCCTGCAGCTGGGTCTCACGGAGGCCCTGCACTTTGTGGCTGCCGCCTGGCAGGCAGTGGAGCCTTCGGACATAGCCGCCTGCTTTCGTGAGGCTGGCTTTGGGGGTGGCCCTAATGCCACCATCACCACTTCCCTCAAgagtgagggagaggaagaggaggaggaggaggaagaagaggaggaggaagagggtgaaggagaggaagaggaggaggaaggggaggaggaggaggaggaagggggggaaggagaggaattgggggaggaagaggaggtggaggaggagggtgaTGTTGATAGtgatgaagaagaggaggaagatgaggagagCTCCTCGGAGGGCTTGGAGGCTGAGGACTGGGCCCAGGGAGTAGTGGAGGCCGGTGGCAGCTTCGGGGCTTATGGTGCCCAGGAGGAAGCCCAGTGCCCTACTCTGCATTTCCTGGAAGGTGGGGAGGACTCTGATTCAGACAGTGAGGAAGAGGACGATGAGGAAGaggatgatgaagatgaagacgacgatgatgatgaggaggatgGTGATGAGGTGCCTGTACCCAGCTTTGGGGAGGCCATGGCTTACTTTGCCATGGTCAAGAGGTACCTGACCTCCTTCCCCATTGATGACCGCGTGCAGAGCCACATCCTCCACTTGGAACACGATCTGGTTCATGTGACCAGGAAGAACCACGCCAGGCAGGCGGGAGTTCGAGGTCTTGGACATCAAAGCTGA